The following proteins are encoded in a genomic region of Pelecanus crispus isolate bPelCri1 chromosome 26, bPelCri1.pri, whole genome shotgun sequence:
- the LOC142596080 gene encoding tubulin alpha-1C chain, whose translation MPSDKTIGGGDDSFNTFFSETGAGKHVPRAVFVDLEPTVIDEVRTGTYRQLFHPEQLITGKEDAANNYARGHYTIGKEIIDLVLDRIRKLADQCTGLQGFLVFHSFGGGTGSGFTSLLMERLSVDYGKKSKLEFSIYPAPQVSTAVVEPYNSILTTHTTLEHSDCAFMVDNEAIYDICRRNLDIERPTYTNLNRLISQIVSSITASLRFDGALNVDLTEFQTNLVPYPRIHFPLATYAPVISAEKAYHEQLTVAEITNACFEPANQMVKCDPRHGKYMACCLLYRGDVVPKDVNAAIATIKTKRTIQFVDWCPTGFKVGINYQPPTVVPGGDLAKVQRAVCMLSNTTAIAEAWARLDHKFDLMYAKRAFVHWYVGEGMEEGEFSEAREDMAALEKDYEEVGADSVEGEEEGEEY comes from the exons ATGCCCAGCGACAAGACCATCGGCGGCGGGGACGACTCCTTCAACACCTTCTTCAGCGAGACGGGGGCCGGCAAGCACGTGCCCCGGGCCGTCTTCGTGGACCTGGAGCCCACGGTGATCG ACGAGGTGCGCACGGGGACGTACCGGCAGCTCTTCCACCCCGAGCAGCTGATCACGGGCAAGGAGGATGCGGCCAACAACTACGCCCGTGGGCACTACACCATCGGGAAGGAGATCATCGACCTGGTCCTCGACCGCATCCGCAAGCTG GCTGACCAGTGCACGGGGCTGCAGGGCTTCCTGGTCTTCCACAGCTTCGGGGGCGGCACCGGCTCCGGCTTCACCTCCCTGCTCATGGAGCGCCTGTCCGTCGACTACGGCAAGAAGTCCAAGCTGGAGTTCTCCATCTACCCGGCCCCGCAGGTCTCCACGGCCGTGGTGGAGCCCTACAACTCCATCCTCACCACCCACACCACCCTGGAGCACTCCGACTGCGCCTTCATGGTGGACAACGAGGCCATCTACGACATCTGCCGCCGCAACCTGGACATCGAGAGGCCCACCTACACCAACCTCAACCGCCTCATCAGCCAGATCGTGTCCTCCATCACGGCCTCCCTGCGCTTCGACGGGGCGCTGAACGTCGACCTGACGGAGTTCCAGACCAACCTGGTGCCGTACCCCCGCATCCACTTCCCGCTGGCCACCTACGCCCCCGTCATCTCGGCCGAGAAGGCTTACCACGAGCAGCTGACGGTGGCCGAGATCACCAACGCCTGCTTCGAGCCGGCCAACCAGATGGTAAAGTGCGACCCGCGGCACGGCAAGTACATGGCGTGCTGCCTGCTGTACCGCGGGGACGTGGTGCCCAAGGATGTCAACGCCGCCATCGCCACCATCAAGACCAAGCGCACCATCCAGTTCGTGGACTGGTGCCCGACTGGTTTCAAGGTGGGCATCAACTACCAGCCGCCCACGGTGGTGCCCGGGGGGGACCTGGCCAAGGTGCAGCGCGCCGTGTGCATGCTGAGCAACACCACGGCCATCGCCGAGGCCTGGGCCCGCCTGGACCACAAGTTTGACCTGATGTACGCCAAGCGGGCGTTCGTGCACTGGTACGTGGGGGAGGGCATGGAGGAGGGGGAGTTCTCGGAGGCCCGGGAGGACATGGCCGCCCTGGAGAAGGATTACGAGGAGGTGGGGGCCGACAGcgtggagggggaggaggaaggggaggaataTTAG